The DNA region TCAAATGGTTTAAAAGACTTTTAGAGTACGAGCACACATTAGCTTttaaagttttataattttttttttaaataataagatCTATAAATCagtaataaaactaaaataaagtcCTATTAGTTGTGACATATCATGAAACATGTTAGTATGTTACTATCAGTTAAAATGGAGAAAATATGTGGAAATTCTACTATGCCGGCTACAAGCATAACCAAAGggctatatttttatattacttatttgcattatgtttttttttagatatttaacAAATTAGAAGTCATAATAATACTGTAATATTTAAAGTCCGAATTTTGCAGTGAAACAATATGAGATTATTATATGAAAAGAGTAGATAGATTAGTGTGACTATATTAGTAGATATGTTCAATTATTGGAAGATAagatttgacaaataaaaatgaGGGAAAAACAGGTTAAACCAAAACAGAGCATTATCAATTAAAATGGAGTTTGGGGCCATGACAATGATTGATATGCATACTAACACTTGCACCTTTTCATATCATCATGTGAGATGTGCCAACGGAAGCTGATAGCTGGCCTCACAGTCTCGCACATTGCCATTTCTTACTTTCTTTTTTGTCTATTAGTTATACACTTATACTTCAttaacttcaacacaaaaatttgacgagacggtctcattatcATACTATTAATTTGGGCCCACTCAATTCGtgcatataataatattttaatttttttgacatttattaatttattaattttgaccttaaaggtattaattttcaaaattgatactttaaggtcaaaattaatacctttaagattataattgaaaaatgcccagaaaataaaaaacacaaattcttgtgagagactaattgggtcggcccattatatatttttaaaatattgtaagtaggcattaagaatgatatacgtagacatttaagatattgaaagtggacattaaagatacggtaagtaagcattaaggataatgtaagtaggcattaagaatatggtaagtaggcattaatatTTAATGGGCTGGGTTTGAAATACGTCTCTcatagagacggtctctcaagagactagctgaataAAAAAATGCCGAGATTGTTACACGTGCGAATTAGACCGGCCTAAATTGACGGTATCATTATGAGgtcgtctcgtccaagaccagtTGTAACTACAATGTACTACATACTTTATTCATTCCAAAATACTTACACCGTATATGTTTTTGCGTAATATAATGTGTTTGTCAAATCGATTATATCTAGAGCtttacataactaaaaattactaaaatttgatattatgaaaatacgacgagacaaataaaataagattttccatgactatgtttttttctaGTATAATAGCCGAAATATGTAAATTACCatagaatgatgaataataCAAAAGTATGTTTGGTGTAAGTTATATACTGAAATACATGAATACGCCACTGAACCTGCGtgtcgcgtgtcggacacggacacgcgaaaatccgtgtccgacacgccaaatgacgtgtccaatattttaatatttttccggacacggcaaggagtcaaggacacgttttttaaaaaaaataattaaataaatataaaaattgtaaaatactcatgttgtttatttggtacttattttcattttatgtgagttttatgtttttaaagtgtttatttacatatatcaaatgaaagattataaaattatctttaatttgatatatttattatattaccattttcgtgtccccgtgtccgccatttttaagttggtgtTTTCCCGTTCCCGTATCGTATCCGTTTTAATGCAACCTAGGTTATGTAcaatggaggaagtatttaattaatatatagtcTTATTGTCTTATAGAATTTGGTATTTTCAACTAGTTTATATGAGGTGTGTAAAGTTTGATATTGACACTAAATTAAAGGTGAAGCAAAAGAAATTGAACTAAAATGATTCAAAGTATTTCATTAATATATACTCTTAAATCAGCTAatgatttttattgttaatcGTAAAATCGTTACACTTTCAAATAAATATTGGCCATATGTTTTCCCACCAAGTTCCTGACTTCCTGTACTTCTGTAAACcaattcaattattttaaaaaaattctgtAAACCATTCCACTTGAACAACCTTTAATCTTTATTGAGAGCATTATGGAACTTTGTAAGTACAAAGTACTTTCCTgactttcttaaaaaaaaaaaaaaaaaaaaaaaaaaaacctttcctGACTAATGAATTACTTCTGCATTGAAAGTAAGTGTATACTATCAATTGCAATTGTCTTTATCAATTTATATAAAGGCCAGAATTTTATATTGCAAACACTTATTATATATCTGACAtagtaaattaaaaactaattttttttgtaaaaataatatattttgcgCATAAGTTGATCATAAATTTCATATTAGATACtacaattaatacttaaataatcAAAAGTTTATAATATGTTCTAGTttactaaataaaattaattttattctttttaatgaaagcCCTAAAAACATTTTCAAGAgataatcataaatttatttataaaatatgtaaatacCACTCTTAttgcattaaaaataaaaatatttactacAGTCCACTCAAAATCTAATATAgtaatttatcaaatgaaatcatcatgattattatataaatattttatcctttttaattttatcaaatgaaagaGAAGAAAAGAGCTAATTTAAGATGGGAAAACATTACTGACTCTAATAGAAATAAAACAcattataaaaatgttttttacTAATATAAACATCATCAAATGTGTAAACTTTTGCAACATAAAGTAAGGAATATTTGACAATAATTGTAGCTGAGTACTGATTTTCCAAAAATTAATCTAACTGAAATAATATTTCACAATAGCCTTTTGCAACAAAAACAATATCTTAACTTCATATTGTTAAGAATTTACAAcacaattatatttttcttgctttctataattattttttacgaAAATATCCACACTAATTCTTTTattcaaattcatatatttgaagtcttttaaaatattatacgCACAATTCAAAAGacctataattttttattctttgtaGGAGTAGAATATAAAATTGTGATAATTTTTTGGGAGATAAGatgtataaaataaacaaaagaaaagtaTATGATTGAAACAGGTACTAGGAATGTAAGATACCGTTAATCTCTTTacaaatacaattaataatctaataatCACATCCATATCCCTAATCTAATCTAATCTTACCTAAATCACAACATTActcctaattattaattaaacattaaataacAACTTCACTTTTGATTCACCCCATTTCTCTTTTCTCCTTTTCAAAAGATGCTCCCTTTATTAATCATAAatcccttttttatttttttgttcattttcatataaaaaggaaaaaaaagacaaaaaataagtcCTCTATCCTGCccaaattaaatatttgtggGGATGCATTCATTTAAACTCCAATTCTCATCAATCATATGCACCAAAAGGCCCCAGCCGTCCGGTACTCTTTGGCTTTCTCtccctttcattttctttattttttacaatttttaaataaatataaataaattacaaaacttaattttaattatattaatatttatttaaacattaaattataataaaaattagaagcGAGCGTCTTCGAAGCCATGCAAATCGCTAACCCTGTTTAAGTTCTTCCTCATCATAGCCACTTTAGCCAGCCGTTCAGCTGCTTTCCAAGCCGATGTCGGCGTTAACGGCTCACCCTTTTCATCCACCACACAACACCCACCGCCATTACGATTActtccttctttctctctcctcggCGTCTCTTCTTGCTGAGTTTGACGCCTCCACTTAACTTCGGCTAATTCAGCTTCGACTCTACGCCTATACTCCCCAGCCGCGGCTACTTTCAAACTCCGCTGACTCAACACGGCTCGAGCCAATCCCAGAAGCCGCTCAGCTCCAACAAAGTCATTTCTTTCAGCTAATAATCTCCTGCTTTCAGCTACAGCCCTTGTCATAACAAAAAGACTTCTTAAGCGTTGGATTTTAGGGTCTGATGATCGGATGGTGTGAGGACGAGGAACAATCAAAGATTGATCTCCACCGTAGATCACCTGTTTACAAAATGATGGATCTTTATGATATGATCTTACAGATAACATATGGTGGGACCCAATAGAACTTGCTGGAACTTTCAATTCAACTAATAGTTCCCTCTCCTCACCACTATATAAATCCCCTAGTTTAGCTGAACCGGACCCAAGTAAACCCGGTCTACCCGTACAAGAATAAACAGCTACTATATCCGCCGCAGCTGATCCGGTTGCTAAACCGATCTGAAACCGAACATCTAAAACCACCACGCTTAGAAATTGGTTCACAGTTTTAACAAATTCCTCTTCAGAAAAACCCTCCTTAATTTTAAATGTATGAACCGGAATCTCAGAAAACCGGGTAGAAGATACAAGAAATTGATCGTTAGTTTCTCTCTTCTCATCTTGACCGTCCATTAATATGATGGAAGTAAAATGATTCTTCTCTTTACGATCTTGTATGATTTTAGCAGCTTTCTTAAGCGCATCGTTTAGACAGTAATTATTACCACTGCTATGCGTTTCAGACGGAGCTATATTAATGGCGTCTATAATTTTTCTAGCTGATCTTCTTCCAGAAGGAGTCATTCTCCTCAATGGAAGTAATCTTTTCGACGTAGATGAAAATGCAACCATTGAAAGACGATCGTTTGATGAGAGGGAAGAAATcattcctttcattgatctttttaaggAGTTTAATTTTCCGGCATTTATTTCACATCCAATGTCTAGAACAACCACTACATCCACCGAAGGACGGCGGATTCTACCCGGAAATGTTGGGGCTTTTACGGTGAGTAGAACCGCATAAGTCTCGTAGGTTCGCCCTACGGCTATTATAGTTGATTCTGGAGATATTGTTACATCTACTCCTTTGTTCATGTGGGTATTTTGAGGTCGAGGAGTTACTGGATCCGAAAAAAACCCAGGAAATTGATCATCATCGGGTTCGTTTTCTTCCTCGGATTCGGGTATGGGGTTGAATTGAATCGACGAAACGTGGGTTACAAGCGGTTCATCGTCATCGTAGAGACGAAGATCAGTTGGGATTGATTTTTTAATGGGTTTACTTTTCTGAGTAACTGCAAGGTAAGGAGTTTCCTTCCATTGAGATCCACAAAGAGGGCAAGATAAAATTACACCATTAGTTTTAGTAGCAAGATTTGAAATACATGGGAAATGAAAAGAATGAGAACATTCAGCAGTAAAAATGGCGGTTCCTTGACCCGCTTTGACATTGTGAAGACAAACACCACAGCGAGTAAGCTTTGAGAAACGAAGAGAGTTTTTAAGGAggagagaaaaagaagaaggaGATTGTACTGATTGAGGAGAAGAAGGGGGAGGGGTTTTACATTTGAGTTTTGAAGAAGTTTCATCAATGGAGGTTTTGCAACGAAGAGTTGGGGTTTTAGGTGCAGAAGTAGGAGTTTGAGGTCGAAGTGTAGAAGGAGAAGATGAAGAGAAGAAAGTGAATTTAGAGAAACCCAGTTTAGGACTACGATTTGTGGTGTGATTTGGAGTGGTATTTGGTTCTGGGTCTTTAGGAATGGAAGTGCAGAAAGCTCTACGCCATCCAGTAACCATTGTTAATGGTAGTTTTTTGTGGGTATAGAATGAAAAATGGTGATTTTGCTTATGGTAGGAAAGAGTAGAGTAGTTTATGGTGTAAAAGAGGACAAAAGTCTGCAAATCATAATTTTCTGCAACTCTGATTTCTTTTGGTGGAAGTGGATAGGTCTAAAAAGATGAGTGTAGGATGAGTGGGAAGAAGTAAAATGGTAGTCTTGTTTTGccttattaagaaaaaaaaggaagtgGAGAGGATATATTTTGGGAACCGACAGTTGGAGGTAGTGCTTCTAAAAAGGTAGATAATGGGGTTTTTTTACTcccattcaatttttttataaattaatgaccacaattcaatttctttttgtcttaatgttttatttttaaattatttttttaataatttaatatttactcttaatttgctattaatataatttataattttatgataattttacCTTTGTTTTTAGTTTGTTGTCAGTATACCCAAATAGTATGCTGACAGTAAATTAAGGCATAGGTTGGtttattagaatataatttaaaattaggatTATTTACGATTAATGGGTTAAAAGTTGGattatcaatattaatttttcttaaattactTACTCCCAAGTTCCAGAGGTATCTCTTTTATTCGTATTGCAACACTAATTAAtgatatgaatattaaaaaaaattaagtggtATAATGATTGAATGTgtcgataaaataaaaagagagaaaattaaaataaaatgtatagataagaaataaaaaataataggatTACTATTTTGCAATgtttgatgaaaaaaaatataacttttaGCAAAATCATAGGAAAATAGCTCAGTACATAATAAACTTTTCTATCAATATTTATATCAATAAAGAATCATTAAAGgttaaattttgataaaatcttaaaacaaattaaataaaatttcacttaattatAGTTTAATTAGCTTAtagtcaaaataaatataaattaaaattgattaataAATAGACTAAATAAGTAATATAAATGAAAACTCAGTGCTCTAAAAGAGGAGCAGGCTTAGTAAATAACAATTGTTATATATTACAGTATTTGAGTAAAAATTTCTCTAAAAGGAATGATGGATACTGTATAGACTAAAGAGTATAGGTTAAAAACTtttcaaaaagacaaaataaaaacactctttatcttttttttctattatacttactacattttattttttacgcaatttaatgtgtaattttgatcatttattttttaagctatgctcaactaaaaattataaaagtttgatattatgaaagtatccGATTAGACGACTCAAATAAGTtatcacttgactatattttttctaacacATTAATCACAATTTATTTCTCATAGAGTGACTATTTCAGAACATAGGAAATATAATTATTGCTTACATctgcctaattttttttttaataaaggcTGAAAAATTGTGGAATTTAGAATGAGAAAAGGGAGAGGGGTGAGACCTTGGATCACTGACACCTGTATGCTTTAGAATTAGATcatctaaaaatagtaaagaaaGTGATATGGAGTTGAAAACAGTAAATAGTCAACGAGATTAAGGGGAGACTGAAGAGTGAGGAAGATAAAGTTAAACGCGCAATTACAAAACAACGCCATTATGTTGAGATCCGCTCTTTCGCCTCAATCTTCGTTTCCTTTTCTCACATCCAAGCCACATTTTGCTCCTTTTTGAAATTATCAATATCAATTTACTACTACAACTCTAGAAGTAACTATTAATTCTTTTAGAGGGAAATTACCTTacgttaataatattaattttttataatttttaaatttttatagattaatatatgatcaaataacatatttaatcatgttaaaaattaaatataacaagtataataaaacgataataaaaaaggaaaagtaCAATGTACTTCAATTCCTCCTTATTAAGTATCTTTTAATGcattttataaaaagttataaaaagtgTTATATGTTAAAATACTTGATATCACTATCAATTATTAGTATAATAGGACAGAGGGTGTATATAATACTTAAAATTTTACTTCATATAACAAGatgaatttaacaaaataatattaatgaatGTATTTTTACTTGTAGATGTTAAAGTATGTAATATATTTAGGAACTTAAACATCAATTTACATcaatttaagcttttgattaAAGTTGGTTCATTAACATAGTATATCTATAGAAATTCATATGCGAGTTTCTCTTTTCCTAAATGAATATTCTCTATTAGAACATCAGTATTAAAGTCACATCAAGAGTAAAGTCGGATTTTGTCACTATAatgtttaaatatattaaaagaaattattacaaaaaaaaatacacataaatatgTAGAATAACTTTTAGATCGATTTTGATATATAATACTCTCTATGTCTCATTAAAATTACACTtatttatcaatttaaattgtctcatttactttttatgttttcttttttgtcaATAGCTGAGATTTTTGGGCGTATTTGATAAAATTGTTGTTGCTTACTTGCTTTTACAGTTAGATTGTTTGACTTGTCTaaaagttttaatattttactgAATTAGATAAATTAGTTGTTTTAAGGATtctatttgataaaaataaatagttttGATTTTAGTGTTAGTTGTAtattgaagtaattttataacGTACACTTATGTATAGGTTAAGTAAAGTACATTATGCAACTTGCCAACTCAACCATCTGGTCAACTATCATCTCCACATTAATATTCTGTATGAGAACCCAAGACACATGATTTAGCTCTAATCGGTTGTacactaatttataaaatatatatttttaacttgTATAGTTGTATTTTGTAATACTGAAACTAAAAACTAGAATGAAGAAATCagtataaaaatagaaatatgaaGACCGACTAGGCGACTACAACGGCTACGGAACgtacaaaaaaggataaaaatgtATATGTAACATAGATTGTTCCCATCTTTTGACTTTgaaattgtaagaaaattaaTCAAGCTATGGGATCATGCGacattaatatgtattttaattAGGGGGTATATCCCAATACTAGTTGtgttactttattagattataaAGATATGGAGTACAATTTTTATCTCTCAAAGGACCATCTTCTATGGAGCTTTCTACTCTAAGTTTTAAGTATGATCGAATTTGAAATTCGGAAGGCTTCAAACGAAATACTTGTATATTATTATAGATTCCTAACTATTATATATTAAAGCGttatttttataagtttttaaatgGACTTGAGATACAGGCTACTCTTGCTCTCTTATAGAATCGgccatatttttaaatttgtttttagaaaatattaatttatgataaGACATTATTAAtagcaaatttttaaaaatgaaaaatatttaatttaaagagGATAGTCCTCTCTCCTCTGGGCTCTAATCAATGATAATAATTGGACTAAGAGTAGACACAAGACATATGGCTTCCACTTCCCAAAGCAAATTAATTAGCTTTAATTTGATTTCATTGATggattgatatatatatatatatatatatatatatatatatatatatatatatatatatatatatatatatatatatatatatatatatatatatatatatatatatatattttggtaAGTGATGCCTGCCTAATTATATTGGATTTTAGCacctaattaatttataaatcattG from Amaranthus tricolor cultivar Red isolate AtriRed21 chromosome 3, ASM2621246v1, whole genome shotgun sequence includes:
- the LOC130808750 gene encoding E3 ubiquitin-protein ligase WAVH1-like: MVTGWRRAFCTSIPKDPEPNTTPNHTTNRSPKLGFSKFTFFSSSSPSTLRPQTPTSAPKTPTLRCKTSIDETSSKLKCKTPPPSSPQSVQSPSSFSLLLKNSLRFSKLTRCGVCLHNVKAGQGTAIFTAECSHSFHFPCISNLATKTNGVILSCPLCGSQWKETPYLAVTQKSKPIKKSIPTDLRLYDDDEPLVTHVSSIQFNPIPESEEENEPDDDQFPGFFSDPVTPRPQNTHMNKGVDVTISPESTIIAVGRTYETYAVLLTVKAPTFPGRIRRPSVDVVVVLDIGCEINAGKLNSLKRSMKGMISSLSSNDRLSMVAFSSTSKRLLPLRRMTPSGRRSARKIIDAINIAPSETHSSGNNYCLNDALKKAAKIIQDRKEKNHFTSIILMDGQDEKRETNDQFLVSSTRFSEIPVHTFKIKEGFSEEEFVKTVNQFLSVVVLDVRFQIGLATGSAAADIVAVYSCTGRPGLLGSGSAKLGDLYSGEERELLVELKVPASSIGSHHMLSVRSYHKDPSFCKQVIYGGDQSLIVPRPHTIRSSDPKIQRLRSLFVMTRAVAESRRLLAERNDFVGAERLLGLARAVLSQRSLKVAAAGEYRRRVEAELAEVKWRRQTQQEETPRREKEGSNRNGGGCCVVDEKGEPLTPTSAWKAAERLAKVAMMRKNLNRVSDLHGFEDARF